CCCGTCACCCGGGTGGGTCAGACCGTCCAGAATCCTTCTCCGGGATTCGCCTGCGTGTTCGCATCCTGGTATTGCAGGCGCACGATCCGCGCGTTTTCCGGGATTTCGAACACCACCCATCCCTCCGCCCGGTCACCGACGGAGAGGGAATCGAAGACGAGCGGTTTGCCGGTGGTCAGCTCACCCGTCTTGACCGCCGGATAGCGCTGCCCCGCGCTGTCGTACGCCCACATGCGCCCGAGCGCCCCGTACGTCGCACCGCCCACGTTGACGAACGACATCCCGGCGCCCACCCAGCGCTTGCCCCCGGCCGGCGCGAAGGCCGGGTCCACGCTGATCGCCGGATCGACGTACGAGCCGAGGACGGCCTGCAGGTGACGGCCGACCTGGCGGCCGCGCACCCGGAGGGGGTCACCCACCCGGGCGTCCTTGACCGCGGCCCCCGCGACCGCCCCCGCCGCCGGGGCGTCCTCGTCGGCGGCGCCGGGGACGCCGTCGTCGACCGGGACGGCCGGAGCGGCGGCGGGTGCGAGGGCGGCCCCCTCGTGGGCGCTCTGGCAGGCGGTGGAACCGAACAGCAGGAGCGGGAGGAGGGCGAGGGCGAAAACAGGGGCGGGCTGGCGCATGCGGGATCCCTTCGGGGATGTATTTCGGTCAGTCTCACGCGCCCGAGCGGGCAATTGCACACACCGACACGATTCGACGCAGCGAGATACGGGGCGAAATACCGCCGGGTGACCTGCACAATGCGTTCCGGCGGAATCCACCGCCCGCATCCAGCCCGCATCCACCTGGAGGAACGATGGGCCTGCCCGTATCCCGCATCGCGGTCGCGGCACTGTCCGCACTGGCCGCAACCGCCGCCTGCGCCGTACCTGCGAGCGCCGAATCCGGCGGCAATATGATTACCGTCGAAAAGAGCGCCTCGATCTCCCAGGACGGCCGCGTCACCCTTTCCGGGGAATACCGCTGCCAGCCCGGTTCACCCGAGGGAGTACAGATCCAGACCCAGGTACGCCAGGACGGCAACAAGCTCGGCATGACCGCCGGCGCCGACTGCGACGGCGCGGTCCACGCGTGGTCCGCCACCGGATCGATCGGTGTCGACCCGGGCTTCCACCCCGGGGACGCCGACGCGGACGCCCGGCTGACCGTCGCCCGGATCCACGGCGCGGCCCTGGTGCCGTCCGCGATCTCGCAGTCGACCCTCGCCCAGGACGGGCGGCACCTCACGATCGAAGGCCACTGACGGACCCCGCCCCGCGGCCCGCTCCCGCCGCCCGGCCCGCCCGGTAGCCGCCACTACCGGCAGTCCGGCGCCGCACCGGTCATCGACATGAAGGCCACCGACCGGCACTCCGGCGCCGCGTGCGCGCGGCCCGCCGTCCAGTCGGCGACCTTCGGCGCACCGGCCGCGATCACCGCGATCACCAGCGCCGTCAGCAGTACGAGCCCCCACGGCCGGATCCTTTCCATGACCGGATCATCACCCCGGCCACCCCCCTCCACAACTCGGCGTGACGCGACGGTCACCTCAGGTCACCGGGGGCGTCGAACTCGCACCACACCGCCTTGCCGTCGCCCCTGGACTCCACGCCCCAGTGCGTGGCCAGCGCGTCCACCAGCAGCAGCCCGCGCCCCGTCGTCGCCGCCTCCCCCGGAGTGCGCCTGCGCGGCCACACGCTGGACCGGTCCTTGACCCACAGCCGGATCCGGCGGACCGGCTCCGGCAGCACCTCCATCGTCAGCACCGCGCCGCCGTCGGTGTGCAGCAGGGCGTTGACCAGCAGCTCCCCGGCCGCGAGCTCCACGTCGTCGGCGAGGTCCGGCACCCCCCAGTCGCGCAGCGCCTGGCGCAGCGCGTAGCGGGCCTCGGAGAGCCCCTCGGGATCCGCCTGGTGGACGTACTGGTGGATCCGCGGCGCCCGGTGCGTGCCCGGGTCCGGGGCCCTGCGCAGCACCAGCAGCGCCACGTCGTCGCCCGAGCCCCAGCGCTCCCACAGCCGGTCCAGCAGGTGGTCGGCGAGCGCCCCCGACTCCTGGGGGCCGGTGCGCACCGCGTGCGCGAGCGCCTCCATTCCGGTGGTGATCGTCGTACCGGGCTCCTCCACCAGGCCGTCCGTGCACAGCACCAGGGTCTCGCCCGGGACCAGGTCGAGCCGGGTCTCGGGGAAGTCCTCCTGCTCGAAGACCGAGGCCAGGCCCAGCGGGAGGCCGCCGCGCAGGTTGGGCCAGCCGGTCCGCCCGTCGGTGTGCCGGATCAGCGGGCCCAGGTGTCCGGCGCGCACCGCCCGTACGCCGCCCGTCTCCAGGTCGACCTGGGCGTACGTGCAGGTCGCGAAGCGTTCGGTGTCCAGCTCGGCCAGGAAGCGCGAGGCCCGCGCGAGGACCGTGGAGGGCGGGTGGCCCTCCCCCGCGTAGGCCCTCAGTGCGATCCGCAGCTGGCCCATGATCGCCGCCGCGTGCGTGTCGTGGCCCTGGACGTCGCCGACCACGATCCCGACCCGGTCCCGGGGCAGCGCGATCACGTCGTACCAGTCCCCGCCGACCTCCCGGCCGCTCCACGCGGAGTGGTAGCGCACCGCGATCTCGCCGCCCGTGATCTCCGGGATCCGCCGCGGCAGCATGGCGGCCTGCAGCCCGGTCGCGAACTCGCGCTCCTGGTCGAACAGGAGCGCCCGCTGGAGCGACTGGGCGACGATGCCCGCCAGGCCCAGGGACAGGTTCTGCTCCTCGGGGCTGAAGTCGCTGCGCCGCCGGTAGAAGAGCACCAGCCCGCCGATCGCCTTGGCCTGCGCGATCAGCGGCAGGTAGGCGGCCGCGTTGAACTTGATCCGCCCGAGGTAGGGCGCGAACAGCGGGAACTCGGCCGCCAGCTCGCCCAGGTCCGTGACGAAGCGCGCCTTGCGGGTGAGGACCGTCTGCGAGAGCGGCAGCGAGCCGTCCAACCGGGTGAACTTGCGCTCGCTGAGGATCTCCAGCGACTCCCCGCTCAGCGCGATGATCTTCATGGCGCCGTTCTCGACCAGCCCCAGCGCCAGGCCGTCCGCGCCGAGCCGCTCCAGCGCGCCCGCGCCGGTCAGGGTCGCCGTGACGTCGTCGACGGTCACCGCCCGCGACAGCGCCTCCGTGGTCCGCTGGACGATCGTGGTCTGCTGGGCGCGAGCCGACTCCAGCTTGCGCAGCAGCGTGGCGTGGGCCAGCTCGGCGGTCGCGTCCCGGACGATCCCCGCGATCCGCAGGGGGCGCCCGTCGGGATCGCGCAGGATCCGGCCCTGGGTGTGGGTCCACTGGTCACGGCCGTCGCGCCGCTGCACCGTGAAGTACGAGCCGTACGTCTCCCCGCCGCCGTCCAGAGCCGCCAGGACCGCGTCCCCCAGCCGGGCCCTGTCATCCGCGGGGATCCGCAGCCCCAGGCCCTCCGGGGTGTGGTCGAACTCCGCCGGCTCCAGGTCGAAGACCCCCATCGCGGCCGGGTCGAGGTTCAGGGTCCCGGCGCCCAGGTCCCACTCGAAGCTGCCCATGCCGTTCAGGGCGAGCCGGTCCGAGGCGCTGATCACGCCCGGTTCCGGTGCGTCGTGCTCCGCCGCTGCCACGCGTCACACCACCTATCGGCCGGGCCAGCACGGCTGGGAGATCAGCCTCTCCCACTCCTCGTCAGGATGCCCCGGAAGGGTGCGTCCGGCCTCCCGCCAGCGCTTGACGAGAGAAAGGTAGATGGTCGGCTGATCTCCGTACGGCGGCTGCGGCGCCCCGGCGCGGCGGGGCGCGGCCGACTGCTCCGCGCGGCTCGCGGGAATGCGTACCCAGCCCCGGCCCTGTGCTCTTTCCGGGCTCATCGCGGACCCCTCTCACTCCGGACAGGTTCACTCCGGACAGGTTCACACCGGATAGGTCTTCTGCCGCCCGGCGCCCGGGCCCCGCAGGGCGCTGCCGGCACCGGTGGAGCCCGGCAGCGGGCCCTGGGCGCGCAGGCGCCTGCGGACTCCTCTCACCAGTCTCCCCGCCGTGAAGCCCGCACCGTGCACGAATCGCATGGAAGGGCCGAAAGAGGGAGCCGTGAGCAGCCCCGCGAAGAACAGTCCCGGCCACGAGGACTCGAAGTACGGGCTCAGCTCGGGCGTGCCCGCCTCCCCGACCGTGTCCACCGCCGTACGCAGCCCCGCGTCCAGCAGCCCCAGCCGCCCCAGCCCCGGGCTGAAGCCGGTCGCCGCGATCACATGGGCGACGTCCAGGACCACCGACTCACCGGCGGGGCTGGTCAGCCCCAGCCGGGTCCGGTCACCGGCGGGCACCGCCCGGTGCAGGGCGTGCCCCATCAGCGCCGGGACCTGCCGTTCGAAGCGGTCCCGCAGCCACCAGGCCCCGGCCGGGCCCAGTTCGGTGGCCGCGATCCGCTCCCGGGTCGCGGCGGGCAGCCTGCGCACCGCCCAGGGCAGCTCCGACCAGGCCCAGCTGCGCCAGCCCGTGCCGAGCCCGCTGTGCGGGTCGCGCAGCGCGCGGGTCAGCGGGCGCTCCAGCGGCTGCGGGAGGGTGTTCCAGCGCAGCCGGGACCGCCGGGCCACCAGGCAGGGCCGGGCCCCGGCCTCGGCGAGCAGGGCGGCGGTCTCCAGCGCGGCCTGGCCCGCGCCGAGCACCGCGACCTCCTGGCCCGCGAACCGGGTCAGGTCGCGGTGGCCGCTGCTGTGCGAGTAGTGGGTCGGAGGCAGCTCGCGCAGCGCGGGCGGATGGTTCACGAAGGGCATCACCCCGACCGCGAGGGCGACCGTCCGGGCCAGCAGCGGCTCGCCCTCCGCCGTGGTGATCCGGAACCCGCTGCCCTGCGGGGTGACATCGGTGACCGTGACCTCCTCCACGGGGGGCGCGGCCTGCCGGGCGAACCAGAGCCCGTACGCGGAGAACGTCCCGATCGGCAGCGGAGTGCCGTGCTCCGCGGGGATTCCGCGGGTTGCGCAGTAGTCGGCCAGGGTGTGGCGCCCGTCCGGCGCGGACAGGTTCGACGACCAGGGCTCCGACTTGAGGTACATGCCGTCGGGCATGTGGTCCCGCCAGGAGGCCATCGGGCGGCCGAGCACCCTCACGCCGAGCCCGGCCGCCGCCGCGTGGGCGGCGACCGACAGCCCGTACGGGCCCGCGCCGACCACCACGAGATCCTCCATGCGCGTCACGGCTGTTCCTCCATCCAGTCTCATACCGGCTCACACCGGTCTCACGGGCGACCGGCCCCCGCAGGGGCGGGGGCCGGATACAGCGGGGTCCGGGCCTGGCCGGGCCCGGACCTGGTTCACCTGGTTCACCTGGTGACCGGGTCACCCGGTCACCGCGTCACCAGCCCGTCCGGCTCCGCCGGTTCGGCGGCGCCCGGGGGTGCGGGCGGGCCCGGCGCGCCGGGCGGGGACGGGAGTTCGGGCCCGCCGCGCTGCCGGGGCGCGCGGGCCACGGCACGCGCCGTGCGCCGCCCGCGCGCGGGGACACCGCTCAGCGTGTTCCACGCCCCGCGCGCCCCCTTGCCCGCACCGCGCCCCAGGAAGGCCGCGACCATCGCGAGGAAGGGCAGTACGTCGTCCGCGGCGAACCAGGCCAGCTCCACCCGCCCGCGCTCGGCGGGCGGCACGGCCCGCACCGGCCCGGGCGCCCCGGCCCCGCCGGACGGCACCCGCCGCCCGGCGACACGCGGCACGTCGGCGCGCGGCACGTCGGCGCGCGGGCCGTCGGCACGCGGCCCCGCGACCCGCGCCCCGGTCCCGCCCCCGGCCGCCCCGGTCACCGCTTCCCGCACCGGGCCCGGCCCGCCCGCGGCACACGCACCGGCCGCTTCCTGCGCCGGGATCGGGCCGCCCGTAACGGCCTCGGGGCCCGGCCCGCCCACGGGCGCGGCGCCCGCCGCCGGGCCGGGGGCGCCCGCCGCGGCCGACCGCACCGCGCCGCCGGGCACCACACCCGGGCCCCGCCGCGCCAGCGGCCCCGGCAGCGGACCGCGCAGCGCCGCCAGCAGCGCGTAGTTCTCCGCGACGAACACCCGTCCGGGCCCGCCCACCGGCTCCGGCACCCGTTGCCCCGTCAGATCCAGGTAGAGCGCCTGTACGACGTCCAGCCCGGCCCCGTCGGTGAACAGCCGGAACTGCGCGCCGGGCCGGGGGTTGAAGTCCACCAGCCGGAAGCAGCCCCGCTCGTCCCGGCGGAAGTCCAGGTCCAGGATCCCCTGGTAGCCGAGCCGCTCCGCGAGCCGCAGCCCCGCCTCCTCCACCGCCGGGTCGGGCAGCCAACGCCCCATCGCCGTCAGCCCCGTACGCACCGGCCACGACAGCTCCTTGCGCCCCGAACCGACGAGCAGCGGGTGCCCGCCCCGGGTGAAGCAGCCGTGGAAGAACCAGTCGGTGTCGGGCCCCGCGGGCAGGAACCGCTGGAGCAGCAGCGGGCTCCCGGCCTGCGCGGACCGCTCGTACAGCCGCCGCGCCTCGGCGGCGGTGTGCACGAGCGTGGTGCTGCGCAGCCCGGCGCCCGCGGGCAGCAGCCACGGGCGGCTCCACTTGGCGACCACCGGCAGCCCGAGTCGCCAGGCGGCCTCGGCCGCTTCGGCGGGGCTCTCGGGAATCACCGTCTCCGGGTGCGGGATCTCCCAGCGCGCGCAGAGCCGCGACAGCTCCGCCTTGTCGGCCACCCGGGCGGGCAGGCCGTCGGGCTGATGGGGGATCCGGAACCGGTCCTGGAGCACCGGCGCGATCCGCGACACCGCGATGGCGCTCAGGTCGTCCATGGCGACGAGCACCGCGGGGCGGCCGATCCGCTCCGCGACACCGGCCAGGCATTCCAGCAGCTCCTCGGGGCGTTCGGGGTCGACCCCGCCGGACGGGCCGGGGTGCACCGCGCGCAGGTAGCGCGACCGACCCATGGGACCTCCCCCGGTCTCGACGACGGCATGGACCTCCACGCCCTTGCGCCCAAGGGATCTGACGGCGCCGAGGGTTCCGTGGTGGAACGGATTCCGATCGAGTCTGAGCAGAACAGCGGGCACATGGTTGGCGAACGCGTGCATGGAAACGGTGTCTTTCACCTAGTCGGACCAAGCGGAGAGGGTGCGCAGCTGCGAATGGCCTACGCTGCGGCCACCGGACAGGCCATTCGTCAGATGTGATGCCTAACGTCTTTGGTAAGCACACCGATTCGGGGAAGCTCGGGAGACGCCATGTCCAGACCACACCGCAGATTGGTGAGCACCTGCATCGGTACGGTCACGGCCGGACTGCTCGCCACCGGCGCCGCGCTCGCGGCGCCCGAGGAGGACAAGGCCGCCGGCTCCGACATCGCGATGGGTGCCTATCTCGACTACGGCCCGCGGGGCGTGGCGCGGATCCCGTACCTGTCGCGCTGGCTTGGCGGCAAGGAGATCCGGGTCGGGCACACCTACCTGCCCGGCGACCGGTGGTCGAACATCGAGGGCACCGACTTCCTGGAGGACTGGGCCACCTGGCGCCGGGGCGCCAAGGACCGGATGTTCGTCCTCAACGTGCCCATGCAGGAACGCAACGAGGGCCGGGTCCCCGACCGCCAGGTGGCCCGGCTGATCCGCGCGGGCGCGGCCGGCGAGAACGACGCGCACTTCAGGAAGCTCGCCGAACGCCTCGTGTCCCTCGGTGTGCCGGACACGGTCGTCGTGCTCGGCTGGGAGATGAACGGCACCACCTACACCCACCGCTGCGGGCCCGACCCGGAGCACTGGAAGGCGTACTGGAAGCGCATCGTGACCGCGATGCGCTCGGTGCCCGGCCAGCAGTTCAAGTTCGACTTCGCGCCGAACCGGGGCGCGGACGCCATCGGCTGGACCGCCTGCTACCCCGGTGACGACGTCGTCGACATCATCGGGATGGACTCCTACGACCAGGGCCCCGGCCGCACCTTCGACGACCAGGTGAGCCAGCCGTACGGGCTCCAGCAGCACGTCGACTTCGCGAAAGCACACGGCAAGGAGATCTCGTACCCGGAGTGGGGACTGTTCCGGCACGGGGACAATCCGGAGTACGTGCGGCGCATGCTGCAGTGGATCGAGCAGCACCGGCCGATCTACCACACCATCACGGACTACTGCCCGCACGGCGTGTGGCAGTGCAAGCAGAACCCGCGCTCCTCCCGGGCGTTCCGGGACGCGCTGGCCGCGAAGCCGGACCCGCTGCCGACGCCCGTGGTCCCGACGCCCGTGGTCCCGACGCCGGTCGTCCCGACGCCCGTGATCCCCACCCCGGTGGTGCCGACCCCGGACCTCCCGACGCCCGCCGTCCCCACCCCGCACGTTCCGACTCCTCCGGTCCCGACCCCACAGGTCCCCACGCCCGAGGTCCCGACTCCACAGGTCCCGTCCCCGGCCGTTCCCTCGCCCGAGGTCCCGGCCCTGCCGCCCGTCGTCCCGTCGCCGGTCGTCCCGTCGCCGCTCGTTCCGTCGCCCGTCGTGCCGTTGCCGGAGGCGAGCCCCGTCCCGGTGCCGCCGCCGCTCGTGCCCACTCCCGTGGCCCCGAGCCCGGTCGCGCCGATCCCCGAGGCCCCGGTCGTCCCGAGCCCTGTCGTGCCGAGCCCGGTCGCGCCCAGCCCCGAGGCCCCGGTGGTGCTCCCGGTGCCGGAGCCGCCGTCCGCGGCTCCGGTGCCCGCGCCGCTGCCCACGCCGGTCAAGCCTCCGGTGGCTCCGAAGCCGCCCGCCCCCGCCACCCCGCAGCGGGAGTGGTGCGTCCCGGTCAACTTCGGGGAGTGGCTCTCCAAGCTGGTCGGCAAGCAGTCGGTCTGCGTCAAGATCGACCTGGGCGACGACAGCACCTGGTGGCCGTTCTAGGCAGGGCTTCGGCAACGGCACCGATGTCACCGGACGCGCAGTTCGTTCAGCCGGGCCCGCCAGTCCCTGGCGGCCGGCAGGGACTCGCGCAGCGCCTCCACCGCCCGCTCGCGCCCCGACAGCTGCGACTCGTGCAGTCGCAGCAGGGGCGCGAGCGGCGCCGTGGCCAGCAGGAACCGCTGGTTGACCACGACTTCGGGGCGCCAGTGGTTCTTGTACGGTTCGGACCCGCGCAGGAAGCTGACCACCGGCCGGCCCTCCGCGAGCGCCCGCCCCGCCTCGTGGCGCAGCAGCAGCGTCGCCACGTCCACCTTCTTGTCCCGCAGCCCCGGGTCGGCCCCGTACAGATAGCCGCCGCTCAGCCCCGCCGACAGCAGCGTGACGTTCGCGGCCACCACCTTGCCCTCCAGCCGGAACTCGGTCAGCCGGCCCTCCCCGCAGCGCACCATCCGCCGGGTGGCCCGGGTCAGGTGCTCGGCGAAGCGGGGCCGCAGGTGCTCGGGGGTCACCCCGCGGCCCCGCCACTGCTTCTCGTGCAGCCGTAGCAGGGTCCGTACCGCGCGCGGCACTTCCTGTTCGGTGACGTCGCGCTCCTCGATGCCCGCCGCGTCGGTCTTGCGGAGCTTGGCGCGCACCCGCTGGGCGCCCGCCTTCGGCATCCGCTTGACCAGTTCGTCGAAGGGCAGCGCGGGCAGCTCCATGCAGGTGGAGTCCGCCAGCCGGGTACGGGCGCCGGGCCACTGCCCGTACAACCGCTCGGCGGCGGCCCCGGGCCGCACCTCGCGCAGGTCGATCACCGCGCCGCGGGCGGCCCGGTGCAGGCCGTGCGCGAGCGCGGGGACGACCTGCTCGGCGTACTCCGCGTCGAGCAGGACGTCGAAGTAGTCGGTGATGCCCCCGCCGAGCGGGACGAGCAGTGGCAGCGGCCGGTGGACGAGCATCAGCGCGGCCGCGCCGACCAGCTCGCCCCCGCGCCGGACCAGGACGACGCGCAGCCGCCCGTCCCGGCCGTAGGACAGCCACCAGGAGTGCAGCCACGCGTGGCTCTGGAACGGGGTGGCGGTGGGGCAGCTGCGCACGAGCCGGTTCCACGGCTCCTCCAGCGCGGCGAACTGCCGGGGGTCGCGGCACAGCGTCACCGACAGGGCCCCGGTGGAGCCCGCGCTCATCGCACCGGCTCCTTCTCCTTCGCGGAGGCGGAGGCGGCGGCCTCGCCCTGGGCGGGCAGCGAGGTCACGTAGCCGGACTCGGCGTGTCCGGCGCCGGTCGCGGCCGCCTCAGCCCCGTCCGTACGGCGCCTGCGGCCGGGCCTGGCCAGCAGCCACAGGCCGCCGATCAGCCCGCCCGCGCACAGGCCGACGGCTCCGCTGAGCGGCGCGGACGGCGAGGCGGGGTCGGCCGGGGCGACGGCCTGGTTGAACAGCAGCAGCTGCACGCCGGTGTTCTTGGCGGCCTGATTGCTGCTCAGGGACAGCGCGTCGGCGACCGCGTTGGCGATGTCGGCGGCGCCGGTGGCGGTCCGGGAGGTGCCGGTGATCGCGATCATCGGGGACTCGGGGGAGGTCTCCGCGCGGACCTGCTTGCGCAGCTGCTCGGCGCCGATGCCCGCCCGGGGCTGGGCGTAGGCGAGGGTGGAGCTGCTGGTGGCGATGCGGGCGTACGCCTGGGCGAAGCCGAGGGCGGTGGCCGGCTGGGTGGTGTCGTCCGGGACGGCGACGACATAGCTGGTGGCGGCGTACTCGGGGGCCTTCAGCACCCCGTACGCCCCGCCCGCGGCCAGGCCCAGCAGGGCGCAGGCGGGCAGCGGCCACCACACGGGCAGCGGGCGCAGCCGCCCCCCGATGCGGCGCCCCCGCCGCCCGTGGGGCGCCGGGTCCTTGTCCGGCGTGCGGTCGGACTTCTTGTGGTCGGGGGTCTCGGCCATGTGCGTGCTCACTTCCTCGTGGAGGGGAGTTCGGTTTCCGGGCCCCGCGGTGTGCGGGTCCGGTGGTTCGTGTCGGCCGGGTCGCCGGCCCGGGTGGCGGGCGCGGGCAGGGGCGCGGGGCGGCGGGCGGAGGCGGAGGCGGGGGCGAGGGCGCGCTCGTAGACGTGCAGGAGCTGTTCCGCGCTGCGGACGATGTCGTAGCGGCGGACCACCGGCGGTGGCGGCAGCCGCCGGGCCCCGGCCTCCATGTGGCCGCGCAGGGCCGCGGTCAGCTCCTCCTGCCCGGGCCCGATCCGGCGCGCGCCCGGGGCCTGCGCGGCGGGCAGGTCGTCGATCGCCGGGCAGGTGACGTGCAGCACGGGCAGCCCGGCGGCCAGCGCCTCGACCACCGCCAGCCCGAAGGCCTCCTCGCGCGACGGCGAGACGAAGACGTCCATGGCGGCGAGCAGCGCCGGGATCCCGGGGGTGCGGCCGTCGGCGGTGTCACCGAGCGGGTCGCGTTCGCCCAGCAGGTGGATGCGGTGCTGCGCGCCCAGTTCGGCGGCGAGCAGCCGCAGCGCGGGCCGCTCGGGCCCGTCCCCGGCGAGCAGCAGGTGGGCGCCGGGCAGCGCCGCCACCGCGCGCACCAGGACGTCGAAGCGTTTGCCGGGCACGAGCCGGCCGACCCCGCCGACCACGAACGCCCGTTCCGGCAGGCCGGTGCGGGCGCGGGTGGTCCGGCGCACCGATTCGTCGAAGCGGAAGCGGACCGCCTCGATCCCGTTGGGTACGACGTGGACGCGGGCCGCGGGCACTCCCCAGCCCTCCAGCCGCGCCGCGACCGTGTCCGACACCGCGACCGTCGCCGCGCCGAGCTTCTCGCTCGCCAGGTACAGCGCCCGTACCCCGCTTGAGAGCGGGCGGCCCTCGATCTCGCCCGCGCCGAGGGAGTGTTCGGTGGCCACGGTCGCGCCGACGCCCGCGATCCTGGCCGCGAGGCGCCCGTACACGCAGGCCCGGTAGAGGTGGGTGTGCACCAGGTCGTATTCGCCGCGCCGGATGAACTTCACCAGCCGGGGCAGCGCCCCCAGGTC
This is a stretch of genomic DNA from Streptomyces sp. NBC_00536. It encodes these proteins:
- a CDS encoding SpoIIE family protein phosphatase, which encodes MAAAEHDAPEPGVISASDRLALNGMGSFEWDLGAGTLNLDPAAMGVFDLEPAEFDHTPEGLGLRIPADDRARLGDAVLAALDGGGETYGSYFTVQRRDGRDQWTHTQGRILRDPDGRPLRIAGIVRDATAELAHATLLRKLESARAQQTTIVQRTTEALSRAVTVDDVTATLTGAGALERLGADGLALGLVENGAMKIIALSGESLEILSERKFTRLDGSLPLSQTVLTRKARFVTDLGELAAEFPLFAPYLGRIKFNAAAYLPLIAQAKAIGGLVLFYRRRSDFSPEEQNLSLGLAGIVAQSLQRALLFDQEREFATGLQAAMLPRRIPEITGGEIAVRYHSAWSGREVGGDWYDVIALPRDRVGIVVGDVQGHDTHAAAIMGQLRIALRAYAGEGHPPSTVLARASRFLAELDTERFATCTYAQVDLETGGVRAVRAGHLGPLIRHTDGRTGWPNLRGGLPLGLASVFEQEDFPETRLDLVPGETLVLCTDGLVEEPGTTITTGMEALAHAVRTGPQESGALADHLLDRLWERWGSGDDVALLVLRRAPDPGTHRAPRIHQYVHQADPEGLSEARYALRQALRDWGVPDLADDVELAAGELLVNALLHTDGGAVLTMEVLPEPVRRIRLWVKDRSSVWPRRRTPGEAATTGRGLLLVDALATHWGVESRGDGKAVWCEFDAPGDLR
- a CDS encoding glycoside hydrolase family 26 protein; this encodes MSRPHRRLVSTCIGTVTAGLLATGAALAAPEEDKAAGSDIAMGAYLDYGPRGVARIPYLSRWLGGKEIRVGHTYLPGDRWSNIEGTDFLEDWATWRRGAKDRMFVLNVPMQERNEGRVPDRQVARLIRAGAAGENDAHFRKLAERLVSLGVPDTVVVLGWEMNGTTYTHRCGPDPEHWKAYWKRIVTAMRSVPGQQFKFDFAPNRGADAIGWTACYPGDDVVDIIGMDSYDQGPGRTFDDQVSQPYGLQQHVDFAKAHGKEISYPEWGLFRHGDNPEYVRRMLQWIEQHRPIYHTITDYCPHGVWQCKQNPRSSRAFRDALAAKPDPLPTPVVPTPVVPTPVVPTPVIPTPVVPTPDLPTPAVPTPHVPTPPVPTPQVPTPEVPTPQVPSPAVPSPEVPALPPVVPSPVVPSPLVPSPVVPLPEASPVPVPPPLVPTPVAPSPVAPIPEAPVVPSPVVPSPVAPSPEAPVVLPVPEPPSAAPVPAPLPTPVKPPVAPKPPAPATPQREWCVPVNFGEWLSKLVGKQSVCVKIDLGDDSTWWPF
- a CDS encoding DUF6299 family protein; translated protein: MGLPVSRIAVAALSALAATAACAVPASAESGGNMITVEKSASISQDGRVTLSGEYRCQPGSPEGVQIQTQVRQDGNKLGMTAGADCDGAVHAWSATGSIGVDPGFHPGDADADARLTVARIHGAALVPSAISQSTLAQDGRHLTIEGH
- a CDS encoding GNAT family N-acetyltransferase, encoding MSAGSTGALSVTLCRDPRQFAALEEPWNRLVRSCPTATPFQSHAWLHSWWLSYGRDGRLRVVLVRRGGELVGAAALMLVHRPLPLLVPLGGGITDYFDVLLDAEYAEQVVPALAHGLHRAARGAVIDLREVRPGAAAERLYGQWPGARTRLADSTCMELPALPFDELVKRMPKAGAQRVRAKLRKTDAAGIEERDVTEQEVPRAVRTLLRLHEKQWRGRGVTPEHLRPRFAEHLTRATRRMVRCGEGRLTEFRLEGKVVAANVTLLSAGLSGGYLYGADPGLRDKKVDVATLLLRHEAGRALAEGRPVVSFLRGSEPYKNHWRPEVVVNQRFLLATAPLAPLLRLHESQLSGRERAVEALRESLPAARDWRARLNELRVR
- a CDS encoding lipopolysaccharide biosynthesis protein; amino-acid sequence: MAETPDHKKSDRTPDKDPAPHGRRGRRIGGRLRPLPVWWPLPACALLGLAAGGAYGVLKAPEYAATSYVVAVPDDTTQPATALGFAQAYARIATSSSTLAYAQPRAGIGAEQLRKQVRAETSPESPMIAITGTSRTATGAADIANAVADALSLSSNQAAKNTGVQLLLFNQAVAPADPASPSAPLSGAVGLCAGGLIGGLWLLARPGRRRRTDGAEAAATGAGHAESGYVTSLPAQGEAAASASAKEKEPVR
- a CDS encoding NAD(P)-binding domain-containing protein — its product is MEDLVVVGAGPYGLSVAAHAAAAGLGVRVLGRPMASWRDHMPDGMYLKSEPWSSNLSAPDGRHTLADYCATRGIPAEHGTPLPIGTFSAYGLWFARQAAPPVEEVTVTDVTPQGSGFRITTAEGEPLLARTVALAVGVMPFVNHPPALRELPPTHYSHSSGHRDLTRFAGQEVAVLGAGQAALETAALLAEAGARPCLVARRSRLRWNTLPQPLERPLTRALRDPHSGLGTGWRSWAWSELPWAVRRLPAATRERIAATELGPAGAWWLRDRFERQVPALMGHALHRAVPAGDRTRLGLTSPAGESVVLDVAHVIAATGFSPGLGRLGLLDAGLRTAVDTVGEAGTPELSPYFESSWPGLFFAGLLTAPSFGPSMRFVHGAGFTAGRLVRGVRRRLRAQGPLPGSTGAGSALRGPGAGRQKTYPV
- a CDS encoding glycosyltransferase produces the protein MKTLKALHIITGLGVGGAEQQLRLLLRHLPVQCDVLTLTNPGPVAEGLRADGVRVVHLGMRGNRDLGALPRLVKFIRRGEYDLVHTHLYRACVYGRLAARIAGVGATVATEHSLGAGEIEGRPLSSGVRALYLASEKLGAATVAVSDTVAARLEGWGVPAARVHVVPNGIEAVRFRFDESVRRTTRARTGLPERAFVVGGVGRLVPGKRFDVLVRAVAALPGAHLLLAGDGPERPALRLLAAELGAQHRIHLLGERDPLGDTADGRTPGIPALLAAMDVFVSPSREEAFGLAVVEALAAGLPVLHVTCPAIDDLPAAQAPGARRIGPGQEELTAALRGHMEAGARRLPPPPVVRRYDIVRSAEQLLHVYERALAPASASARRPAPLPAPATRAGDPADTNHRTRTPRGPETELPSTRK
- a CDS encoding carboxylate--amine ligase — its product is MGRSRYLRAVHPGPSGGVDPERPEELLECLAGVAERIGRPAVLVAMDDLSAIAVSRIAPVLQDRFRIPHQPDGLPARVADKAELSRLCARWEIPHPETVIPESPAEAAEAAWRLGLPVVAKWSRPWLLPAGAGLRSTTLVHTAAEARRLYERSAQAGSPLLLQRFLPAGPDTDWFFHGCFTRGGHPLLVGSGRKELSWPVRTGLTAMGRWLPDPAVEEAGLRLAERLGYQGILDLDFRRDERGCFRLVDFNPRPGAQFRLFTDGAGLDVVQALYLDLTGQRVPEPVGGPGRVFVAENYALLAALRGPLPGPLARRGPGVVPGGAVRSAAAGAPGPAAGAAPVGGPGPEAVTGGPIPAQEAAGACAAGGPGPVREAVTGAAGGGTGARVAGPRADGPRADVPRADVPRVAGRRVPSGGAGAPGPVRAVPPAERGRVELAWFAADDVLPFLAMVAAFLGRGAGKGARGAWNTLSGVPARGRRTARAVARAPRQRGGPELPSPPGAPGPPAPPGAAEPAEPDGLVTR